The region GCTCCTCTTTTCTGATATAAAATCGGAACAGCCATTGGGCTTCTGGCCCATAGACTACGTGGTATAAAAAAACCTAATCATTAACCAAACTACAAAAGGCTATGTAGCACTCAAGTTTAAACCTTAGTTTAACCTACTTGCGGGGTTTTGAAATAGCTGAATGGAAGGAAGACGATATTCCTATGGTATGAAAAAAGCCCCCAGAAGGAGGCTTTTAGTTGTCTTAAGTTGGTGAAATTAATTTACCATTTACCAACCACAGTTCTTGTTTTAGTTTTTACCATTTCGGCATTACCATCAAACTCCTCAATAAATTTATTCCAAGCAGTATTTTTAGCTGACGAAATACGGTCCCTAAATTTCCCCATACTAAATGCGTCTTTAAAAGAATTTACTTCAGATAATACATAATGCGTTTCTCCATTTGTACTTCTTCCAAGATTAAATTGTCCAAATGTCACTCTTCTGTCTTCAGGGTTAGCCTTAGTGTTGTAGTTTTCCCAAGCCGCTGCAAACTTTTGTCCATTTTTTACTTTTAGAATATAAAGATTTTGAACTGGGTAATTTCCAGGTTCTCCAAAAGAAATTAGGCTTCTTCCTGCTGCTGACGAGTGAGTTGTAGTGTATCTATTCAATTTAGAGAGGAACAAGTCCCAACTTAAATCATCTTCTTGAGAATATTGATTACCCATAGCATCTAATGTTCCTGTAAAAGCTATAGTATGCGAAGCATTATTTGAAATATCCTTAAAATGATTTTCAAATAAGAAAACTGTTACTCCCTCTGCTTTGGAATTTGGCGAACTGAAATAATCATTAGTAAGTTTAGCAACGATTTCTTCATCTTCTACGTCTACATTAAAACTGTAACTTGTCCAATAGTTTTCTTGAGCAAATAAATTTAATGTTGTAAGCAGTAAAAGGGATAAAATAATTTTTTTCATTTTAATTGTTTTATGTTTATTTAACAAATGTAAAGTATCTAGACGTCAAAAGTCATACACATAAAAATTAATTAGGATATTCTTTAGCCCTCAGTTTAACCAGCATAAGAGGGCTTGAAACAAATAAGTTAGACCAAGAAGATATGCCTACGGTTTAGAATACTTATATATGTTATAAAGATTCAAGCCATATATTACCAAAATATTCATTAGGCAACCATATTGTTAGATAATCTGTTTCACCTAATTCTTTTAAAGAGCGAATAATTTTTTTTTCAGGGACCCCAAGCAAGCTGCTTCCTCTATTAATATCTAATAATGAATTAGTGTTAGATAACCTTTGGGGTAAAATACTTTCAAAAAAAGCGATAGATAAAATTTTTGAGTTTTTTATTGAATGCTTTGTATTCTTCTCAATTATCAGAGTCCAATTAGCTCCCAAATTTCTATTGACAGAATAAATACCTTGAATCATATCATTCCTATAATATTTGTCATCTTCTCCGATGAAAAATATCCCTGGAACTTTATGTGTTTTAATTGGTGCTATCCCAGTTTGGTAGTACCCACCTTTATTTACGACAAAAGAAAGAACTTTTTCCGGCTTCCAACAAGCAAACTCATAATTATATTGCCCCCCTGCAGACATACCAAAAAACAGTAATGGTAAATCGTTAATATATTTTTTTGAAACAGTTGTACTATAACTTTTAATGGCTGTCAAAAGAACCTCCCCACTTCCTTTAGAAACTTCTCTATATTTAGGTTTGCCTTTTGATACTTCATAATCTTTAAAATGACAAGCAGCTATTAAGAAGTTATGTTTAGTTGCAAAACTCTGCCAAACTGAATCTAGAACAGCTTTTCTACCATCCCAATTAAACCCAGGAACAATAACTAAGACACCTTTATAATCATTATTTGAACTTGGTTTCCAAAATCGAAACTCAGCCAATTCAAAGTTTTGTCCATCGGAATAACTATAATCAAATGTCTGTCCAAAAGAAAAAAGAGGAATAAATAATAATAGTAGAAGTAGTTTTTTCATAACATATTTTAAACCAAATATAGTCAATTTTAGGGTTGTTATTCTGCGCATAATCACCTCCGCTAATCTCTAACAACTGAACTTATAGGAAAAATGAGGTTAAGTGTTTTTACTTGTGCCACCTCATTATAATCCATTGCATTTGTAAGGTTGTGTAGGAAATATTTTAAAAAAATAACAACCGAATGTTGCTGTTTTAAATTTAAGATTTAAATAATTTTTGGCAGGTTTAAATGGAGTAATAGCAATAACCTCTTTTTTAGTTTTACTTCGATTGTTTTACCGACCTTTAACTCTTTCAGATAATTCTTGAAATGTTGTATGAAGTATATCTGAATATATTAAGCTTTTATCAGGAATCAAGAGTTCTCTAAAAAATCATTGTAATTCTACTGCACTACTTATATTTTAAGCCTTCTTGGGCTTATTGCATCAAGTGTAGCGCCTGCTTCTGGCCCATAGACTTAATACCATAAAAAAATCCCAACCATTGCTGATTGGGATTTTGCTCCTCTTCTTGGACTCGAACCAAGGACCCTCTGATTAACAGTCAGATGCTCTAACCAACTGAGCTAAAGAGGACTGTGATATACACAAACTCAAGCTATTTACTTAAGCGATGGCAAATTTACTACGTTTTTTATTTGTGGCAAACTTTTATATAAGAAATATCATTATTTCTTATATAATTTAACCGAACAACGCCTTAAACAAGTCATTTCCATTGGCATACAGCATCAAGGCTAATAAAATAACGATCCCTATGATCTGTGCTTTCTCTAAAAATTTATCTCCTGGCTTGCGGCCAGTAATCATTTCATAAAGTAAAAAAGTCACATGACCACCGTCTAGTGCAGGAATAGGTAATATATTCATGATAGCTAAAACAAAGGAAATCCAAGCAGTACGCTCCCAAAATTTAGTCCAGTCCCAGGTATCAGGATACAGCTTTGCAATGGTTCCAAAACCACCTAACTGACTGGCGCCTTTTTTAGTAAACACATACTTGAACTGTACCACATAATCGTGCATGGTCCAGTACCCATGAGAAACACCAACGCTAACACTCTCAGCAAAATTATAGTCTATATCAGTGGTGGTTAGAAAGTCAGCTGTGGGTTTTATTCTAAACCCTAGGATCCTTTCTTTATTATTTTTAAAATCAATCGTTTTACTCTCTACCACTCCATTTTTATCTTGATATTTAATCTCGAATGGAAGACTATCTGTTATTTTATGGTTGATGGCATAGGTGTAATCTGAATTGTAGGCAATAGGGTAGCCTGCCATTTCAATAATGGTCATCCCTGATTGTAAGCCTATAGAATCGGCTTTAGTTCCTTTTGTTATCTCGCCCACTTCAAAAGGGAATCTAGGTTCTAACGGCCCCATAATATCTGCCTGAAAAACAATATTTCCTATATCTTCTGGGATATTGATGTTTACTGGGTCCCCATTTCTCAACACCGTAACGGTTTCTACATCTCTAAAAACCATTCTATGGATGAGGTTCTGAGCAATGTTTAGGGTGTCACCATTAACTAATAAAACCTGATCCCCCTGTTCAAAACCTATTTCTTCAAGAACTGGAGGTATTCCAAAACCGTATTTATAATCTGCTCCAGTGGCTGTATTAGAACCATTTGCATAAAACAACATGATGTAAATAAAGAATCCCACTACCACATTAACAAAAACACCACCTAACATGATGATGAGTCGCTGCCATGCCGGCTTGGATCTAAATTCCCATTCTTTAGGTTCTTGAGCCATTTGCTCTTTGTCCATGCTCTCATCGATCATTCCAGAGATCTTTACATAACCACCTAGAGGCAACCAGCCTATACCGTATACGGTATCACCTATTTTCTTTTTAAATAGAGAATATTTGATGTCAAAGAATAAATAGAATTTTTCTACTCGTATTTTAAAAAGTCGAGCAGGAATAAAATGCCCCAACTCATGTAAAACAATAAGCAGGGAAAGACTCATTAAGAAATTTATAATCAGAACAACCGTAGGATGCATATATTTTTAATTTAAGAGCCGCAAAAATAGGTCATTCAGCACAGTTGGCATAATGCTATTATAGATTTAGCGTACCATTAGCTTCTTGGTGACCGCACCTTTTTCTGAGGTAAGTTTAATAAAGTAGATACCACTGATTTGTGGCGCAGTAAAAACCATCGCAGGACGAGCCTCCAGTTGGTCTTTATAGTCCAGGATCAATCTTCCATGAAGGTCATATATTTTAAGATCTGTCAAAACACTAGTGTCTGTAATAATTTGAAAAGTATTGGAAGTAGGGTTGGGAAATAGTTGAAATTCCGCTTTCGCGAAAGCGTCACCTATACCAAGTGTAGCCGTATTATTCTTGCTTATAGTGGCAACATCTGGATCTATTTCTACCGTAGCAACGTTAAAAGGAACGCTGATGCTAAAATTTTCATTCAAATTATTGATGTTCAATACCTCCCATTGTTCTTGACCAGTGACTCCAGTAATTTTAACAGGAAGCGCTACTTCAAATAAACTCACAGAGCTATGGCTGGGCAGCTGCTGGTAGTTCATTGTGATTCCAGTAGGTGTTGCTGACCAGTTGATCGTATGCTGCGGATAGCCTTCTCCGTAAATCCAGTCGGCAAAAAATTCGGTCAGATTTTGCCCACTAGTAGCTGCTGCTATAGCTTTAAAATCAGGTGTTTTGGCATAATTAAAAGAAAGTTGTGGGTCGTTCAAGTAGTTTTGAAGGGTTTGTTGGAAATCGGTGTTCCCTATTTTTTCACGCAACATATGCAATACCATGCTGCCTTTATAATAAGATAGATTGCTATTAAACACACGTCCTACACTTAAGGTGTCTTGTGCGGGAACATAAACACTGCCGTTAGTAGAAGTGGTGGCTCTATTATTTGCATTCATACGCCAAGACTTAAAACTGCTGCTTCCGTCCAGATGCTCTACCGTCATTCCTGTAGCATAAGTAGCAAAACTCTCGTTGAGCCATATGTCTTGCCAGCTGCCACAAGTTACCTTATTCCCAAACCACTGATGAGCCAGCTCGTGCGCGATCAAACCCCGACTAAATCCGCCCATAAAACTAATAGTGGTGTGCTCCATGCCGCCACCCCAACCGAATTGTGCATGACCGTATTTTTCACTTCTATAAGGATAGGCTCCAAAGGTGGTTTCAAAGAAGTTCATAATAGGAACGGTCACCGCAGTACTTGCTTGTGCAGTTGCGAGATCTTCGGGATACACATAATTATCTATTGGTAAAGCGGTTGCGCCGCTACCTACCAGATCGGTATATCTGGCATAATTGGTTACCGCAATGGCAATCAGATAAGCTGGAATAGGGTAGTTGTGTTGCCATCTGAATCTTTTTCCAGTGGGTGTTGTTGTTTCAGAAAGGAGCAAGCCATTAGAAACGCCTGTGTTTCCTGCGGGGGTATGTATAATGACTTCTGTTTGATCAATTTTATCGTTGAGGTCTTGTTTGCAGGGCCACCAGGCTTTGGCGCCATAAGGCTCAGAAAGAGTCCATATAATTCCAGCATTATTATGCGTGGTTTGCGCAAAACTTCCAAATCCGCTTGCTATAGGGTTACCGCTATAGGTCACACTTAGACTATCTAAAACAGCATTATTTTGCGTTGCCGGCAGGTCGATAACCAATTCGTCATTTCCATTATTGATATAGGTAAGTGGGACACCTCTTTGTGTTACTTGGCTTACATTCATATTATTAGCCAAGTCAAATGTTATTTGATTGATGGCACCCACCGCTTCAAAATGGGAGGTTACCGTTCCAGAAATAATCGCAACATCTGGGTCTGTATCGAGTTCTAGACGTACGTATTTAAGATCGTAATTTGCAGTAGCTTGATGTATACTGCGTGAGGACGGGTTGATCAAAGAAGATTTTAAGAGACAAGCATCCACACCTGGCTGTGGATAAGTGGTAGTTGTTTGTTGTGATGCTGCTTTCGCGAAAGCGAGAATAAAACAAACTAAAATTAGTATTTTAAAATTCTTCATTTTATAGGGGGTTTCTAGTAAGGAAAGTTACAAAACATTCAATATTAGGATAATTAGGTCGTAATTTTGCAAAAAAGTATCAATTATGCTTCAATTTTTCATTAAAAATAAGTGGCGCGTTCTTTTTATGTTTGTCTTGTGCAGTGCGATAATGGCTGCTTTTCAATATGCACTTACACCAGAAAAAACGCTTCCAATTCTTCAGCCAGATAAGTTTGACCCTTCCCTGGTAGACGACTCTATGCTTTTTGTAAAAAAATACCATAAAATAGCTCCTTTTGAATTGGTAAATCAAAACGGAGACAGCATTACTCAAGACGATTATACGGGTAAGATTTATGTAGCAGACTTTTTCTTTACCACATGTCCTACCATATGCCCTGTCATGACTAAAAACATGATGCTGGTTCAGGAAGCCTTTATAAATGACCCTGAAGTACTGATTTTATCTCATAGTGTAACTCCAGAAATAGATTCTGTAGCAGTGCTTAAAAAGTATGCAGTTAAAAAAGGGGTGATGGATGCTAAGTGGAATTTAGTGACAGGTGATCGCAAGCAAATCTATGACCTAGCTCGTAAATCTTATCTCGCTGCAAAAGACAACAAATACGGAGGAGAATACGCATTGATCCACACAGAGAATTTCTTGCTGGTCGATAAAGAAGGAAGGCTTAGAGGCCGCTCTTATGACGGTACAGATCCAGAAGATGTGCAGAAATTAATAGAAGATATTTACATCTTAAAAGAGAGTTACAAAAGGCAAGATCAGTGATCTTGTAGAAAGGCAGCGACTGGCAGGTATTCCTATATTTTTGTTTTATATTTTTTTTAAAGTATATTTATATTCACTTCACGTTCAACTAATATTCTATTATGAAACAAATACTGTTCAGCCTTGTACTGGCATTTTCAGTAAGCATGTCTTTTGCTCAAACAGAGCAAGAATTGAAAGCCATGAAAAAAGTAAAGAAAGATTCTATAGCTCAGATCCAAGAACGTGTAGATGCTATCCAATCAAAGATAGACGCTATTCCAGGCTGGAGGTATGGCGCTTTTGGAACGGTTGGGGTGAACCTCTCCGAATTCAGCAATTGGTATTCTCAAGGGACTGCTAATGTGTCTTCTGGAACTATAGGGCTGACGATCAATTCTTTTGCAAATCTCAAACAACCTAAATATTTCTGGAGAAACTCCTTGAATGTTAATTTAGGATGGGTAAAATTTGATGATAAAGACGACCCAACAGATGATGCTAGTTTTCAAGAAGCGACTGACGTTTTTAATATTTCCTCTCTCTACGGTTTTAAATTAACTGAAAAAATAGCAATTTCTACATTGGGAGAATACCGTACTACTATTCTTAACAATCTTAATGATCCCGGGTATTTGGATCTTGGAGTTGGTGGTACTTGGACACCTGTTACTAATCTTGTCGTAGTGGTGCACCCTTTGAACTACAACTTTGTATTTGTAACAAACAACCCTGTTTTTGAATCTTCTTTTGGAGCAAAAGTAGTGGCCGATTATACTCGTAGCATAGGTGAGGTGAGTTTTAAATCTAACTTGTCTGTGTTTTATAGTTATGAAAACAGGGATCTTTCTAATTATACGTGGATCAATTCTTTTGGTTACACCCTATGGAAAAATATAGGTGTAGGATTTGAGTTTGGTATAAGAGGTAATAAGCAAGAAGCATTGAACTTTGAAAACAACAACCTAGCTGTTGGGGCGACTCCATTTACATTTGATTCGGTAAATAATAAGCTGCAATCTTATTATTTAATAGGATTGAATTACAAGATTTAAAAGAGCATTTCATTTATTGAAAAAGGCTTTCCATTTCTGGAAAGCCTTTTTTATGCTGGAAAATGATATCTTGAATCAAGAGTATGTTTTATGAAAATAGCGATTTTATTGTAGCTAAAGTCTTGATTAAAAATGCGACTAACAAAGTAGTTCCACCTTTTTTATTAAAGTCCGAGTTCTTTTTTAGTGGTGCGATTTTGTTCTTCAGGAGTAGACAGCTCTTTATTTGCCAGTCTGAAATTACCAAAGTTATAAGTAAAGCCCACACTTACTGTTCTCGTTTCTGGCAAGCTCAGGTAATAATTATCTTGATTTAAATAACGGGTAGTCATTCTTTGGTTTTGGGTTCTAAAAATATCAGTAAAGGCCAGAGATAGTTGTGCTCTTCTATTCCAAAGACTCTTATTAAAACTCATGTTAACGCCTAAAGAATCTCCCCATTCATAAGATCCAAAGAGTATACTAGATAAATAGGTGACGTCTACATCCATAGATAAAGTTCTGTTATCTGCAAGGTTGAATCGGTTAAAGGAGTTGAGATAGAATCCAGTAGTAGAATTGACTACATCTACACCTCCAGATTGAACTGCCCTGGTTTCATTTTCCATGTAGAATAAACTCGTACTGATCCCAGTATACCAGTTGCTATTTACATATTGATATGTGGCAGCGTCTATGCTATACTGTAATTCATAGTTTAAATTGATGCTCTGTGAGTTCAATTCATTAGTTGCATTGTTTTGAAAAGGGACATCGCTCAACAAGTTTTCGGCATACAGAAAATAAGTATTGATAAACCAGGCATTCTTATGATTCCAGCTCAAGGTGAATTTGTTATTGAATGCTGGTTGTAGATTAGGATTTCCAGTATTTGTATTAAAGTCATTTATAAAAGTACTGAACGGATTTAAATCTGCGTATCTAGGTCTGTCAATGGATCTTTTATAGCTTAAGGTGTAGGAATTGTTCTCATTAAATTGGTTGGTCAGTGCTAGATTAGGGAATAATTCTAGGTATTCTTGAGTATTCACTTGGCCTTGAGACTGTGAGACTCCGTCTACATCAGTTTGCTCTGCTCGCAACCCAGCAGCAAAGGACCATTTTTCCCAACTGCGATCTAGTTGCGCATAGGCAGCATAAATATTTTCGTCATAAAGGAATAAATCAGATAATGCGGGGTTAAGAATAGAGCCACTATCGGTATCAAAGAAATTTTGGGAACTGCTTGAAGCAACGTTGGAGAATTTTAAACCAGTACTAAAGGCATAATTTCCTAAGGAGGTATTGTAATCTAATTTTGCCGTATAAATATCGATTTCTTGAAGGGCATCAGTTAAAAAACTGTTTGTTCCTGTTGTAGCCTGATTGTTGTCAAAAAAGCGGGTGCTTAAATCTTGCAGTTGATCACTATTGGTAAAAATATAATTTCCCTCTAAAGTTAGAGAAGCACCGTTCTCATTAAGACTATGTTGCCACTGTGCGTTTACAAAACCATTAGTTCTATTTTTCTCAAATTGAGAGTCGGTGTTAAATCCAGAAAAGCTGGTCCCTGCATGAGGTAAAATGAGCGTTTGGTTTTGATAATTGACATCGTTATTTTGGTTGGTGCTAAAATTACCAGAAAAGCTTAAAGCATTTTTCTTATCTACGCTAATATCAACAATGGTATTGAAGTTATGAGCGGCACTGCGATCTACTTTTTCTAGTTCAGTGAACCACCTCTCTGACCTACTGCCATCTGGATTAAAAAAGCCTATTTGTGAGTCGTCAAACTTGAAGTCTTTTCTAGGGCTAAAGTTGTAATTGGCATACACATTAAGCCAGTTATTCTTGTAAAAATGTGAGGTTCCTATCTGGTATTTAGTAAAGGTTCCTTGAGTCCACGAACCGTTTACATTTCCTTTATAACCTAATGAAATGCCTTTAGAAGTATTGATGTTGATCACAGCAACACCTTCTGCATCATAACTCGCCGGCGGATTTGTAATTACTTCTACACTCTTGATATTGTCAGCGCTATAACTGCGTAGTAAGCTGCTCAGTTCATCATTGGTCAGGTACACACGCTTGTTATTGATATAAATTACTGCGGGCGAATTTTGAACCATGTAGGTTCCTTCCATTTCAAAGACCCCTGGAGTCTTTTTTAACAGGTTTTCAGTGTTACCAATGCTTAAGATGGTATTTTCTACATTAAAAACTAATCTATCAGTCTTTTTATCTATGGTAGGTTTGCTTGCGGTTACCACAACCGCCTCAAGTTGTTCGGGGTCTTCAGCAAGATAGAAATCTCCTATTTTCCCTGAGCCAGTAATGTTTTGCTTTCGCGAAAGCGTAACATATCCAACAGAAGAAATCTGAAAAGTATATGCTCCTTGTTGAAAATCTTTGAATTCAAACTCTCCTTTTTCATCTGTTGCTGTTGCTTTGTAAAAGGTACTGTCTGGCATTTTAAAAGTCACAACGGTGGCGTAGGGTATAGCTACTTTCTCTTTAGTCCATACGTTTCCTGTAAGATCATTTTGTGCAGTCGTACTAAGGACTAGGAGAAAAATAAAAAAGGGTAAATATTTCATTCTAAAGAATTTAAAGACGAGCTAAAATACCAAACCTCATCAAAACTTCCCGCGATGTTTTAGATTATATTTGCACACTATTGAAAGGACTATGAAGAATATACGTAATTTTTGTATCATCGCACATATTGATCACGGGAAGAGTACGCTGGCAGACAGGCTGTTAGAGGCTACTCAAACGGTTACAAAACGGGAGTCTCAAGCTCAGCTGCTGGACAGCATGGACTTAGAAAGGGAGCGCGGAATAACGATTAAATCACATGCGATTCAAATGGATTATACGGCTCCAGATGGGGAGCAATATATTTTAAATTTGATTGATACCCCTGGACACGTTGACTTTTCTTATGAGGTATCGCGTTCCATAGCCGCCTGTGAAGGCGCCTTACTTATCGTTGATGCTGCACAAAGTATACAAGCACAAACTATTTCTAATCTTTACCTAGCTTTAGAAAATAACCTGGAAATTATCCCTGTGCTTAATAAAATAGACCTTCCTAGTGCCAACCCAGAAGAAGTAACAGATGATATCGTAGATTTATTAGGGTGTGACCCTAGTGATGTTATTCCTGCAAGTGCCAAAACCGGACAAGGAATTCAAGAAATTTTAGATGCGATTATAGCAAGAGTTCCTGCTCCTAAAGGGAATCCAGACGAGCCGTTACAAGCGCTTGTTTTTGACTCCCAGTACAACCAGTTCCGTGGAGTAGAGACTATTTTTAGAGTGATAAATGGCTCTATAAAAAAAGGGCAACACATTAAGTTTGTAGCCACAGGAGAAAGCTATCATGCTGACGAGGTGGGTACTTTAAAACTCAATCAAGTTGCTAAAAAAGAAATAAAAACCGGCGATGTAGGCTACCTCATTACCGGTATCAAAGATGCCAAAGAAGTAAAGGTAGGGGACACGATCACTGACCACGCCACGCCAACTACAAATCCTATAAGTGGATTTGAAGATGTAAAGCCTATGGTATTTGCGGGTATTTATCCGGTAGATACAGAGGATTACGAAGATTTGCGATCCAGTATGGAAAAACTCCAGCTCAATGATGCTTCTCTAGTCTTCCAGGCAGAGAGTAGTGCGGCGCTAGGTTTTGGATTCCGTTGTGGATTTTTAGGTATGTTACACTTAGAAATTATCCAAGAACGACTGGAACGCGAGTTTGACATGACTGTGATTACTACAGTTCCTAACGTGTCTTATCATGCCTATACTCATAAGAATCCAGATGAGATCCTTATCGTAAACAACCCAACCGACCTTCCAGAGCCTTCTAGTTTGAATAGAGTAGAAGAACCTTATATCAAGGCGACTATCATTACTAAATCTGATTTTGTAGGGAATGTGATGTCATTATGTATCGAGAAACGCGGTATTGTGACCAATCAAACTTACCTCACCACAGAGCGTGTGGAATTGACTTTTGATATGCCACTTGCCGAAATCGTTTTTGACTTTTACGACAGGTTGAAGACGGTGTCTAAAGGCTACGCCTCCTTTGATTACATGCCTATCGGGATGCGGGAGTCAAAGTTAGTACGAGTAGATATATTATTAAACGCACAAACGGTGGACGCTTTGAGCGCATTGATCCATGCTGATAATGCTTATAATATCGGTAAAAAAATGGTAGAAAAACTGCGAGAATTGATCCCAAGACAGCAATTTGATATACCCGTACAAGCGGCTATAGGAGCAAAAATCATATCTCGTGAAACCATCAAAGCTTTGCGTAAAGATGTAACAGCAAAATGTTATGGTGGCGATATCTCTCGTAAACGTAAACTTCTTGAAAAGCAAAAGAAAGGAAAGAAACGCATGCGCCAAGTGGGTAATGTTGAAATTCCACAAGAGGCATTTATGGCGGTTTTAAAATTGAATGATTAAGCACTAGATAAGAATATGGCTTTTGCGAAAGCTACTACAAAAAAGTCTCATCAATTTGATGAGACTTTTGTTGTTTAGATTCTATTTCATTCACCTAATCCATCTATAAATGCTGCATGAATTCACGACGCATTACGTCTTTTAGGAAATAAAATGTTTTTTGTTTAGGATGGCTTCTCCTCCATAACGACTTCACCAGTGTCTTTTTCTACAATTTGTTTTCCTAGGTAAGCGAGTACACTTCCTTCTTCAATCTCTA is a window of Nonlabens sp. MB-3u-79 DNA encoding:
- a CDS encoding M1 family aminopeptidase, which codes for MKNFKILILVCFILAFAKAASQQTTTTYPQPGVDACLLKSSLINPSSRSIHQATANYDLKYVRLELDTDPDVAIISGTVTSHFEAVGAINQITFDLANNMNVSQVTQRGVPLTYINNGNDELVIDLPATQNNAVLDSLSVTYSGNPIASGFGSFAQTTHNNAGIIWTLSEPYGAKAWWPCKQDLNDKIDQTEVIIHTPAGNTGVSNGLLLSETTTPTGKRFRWQHNYPIPAYLIAIAVTNYARYTDLVGSGATALPIDNYVYPEDLATAQASTAVTVPIMNFFETTFGAYPYRSEKYGHAQFGWGGGMEHTTISFMGGFSRGLIAHELAHQWFGNKVTCGSWQDIWLNESFATYATGMTVEHLDGSSSFKSWRMNANNRATTSTNGSVYVPAQDTLSVGRVFNSNLSYYKGSMVLHMLREKIGNTDFQQTLQNYLNDPQLSFNYAKTPDFKAIAAATSGQNLTEFFADWIYGEGYPQHTINWSATPTGITMNYQQLPSHSSVSLFEVALPVKITGVTGQEQWEVLNINNLNENFSISVPFNVATVEIDPDVATISKNNTATLGIGDAFAKAEFQLFPNPTSNTFQIITDTSVLTDLKIYDLHGRLILDYKDQLEARPAMVFTAPQISGIYFIKLTSEKGAVTKKLMVR
- the lepA gene encoding translation elongation factor 4 — translated: MKNIRNFCIIAHIDHGKSTLADRLLEATQTVTKRESQAQLLDSMDLERERGITIKSHAIQMDYTAPDGEQYILNLIDTPGHVDFSYEVSRSIAACEGALLIVDAAQSIQAQTISNLYLALENNLEIIPVLNKIDLPSANPEEVTDDIVDLLGCDPSDVIPASAKTGQGIQEILDAIIARVPAPKGNPDEPLQALVFDSQYNQFRGVETIFRVINGSIKKGQHIKFVATGESYHADEVGTLKLNQVAKKEIKTGDVGYLITGIKDAKEVKVGDTITDHATPTTNPISGFEDVKPMVFAGIYPVDTEDYEDLRSSMEKLQLNDASLVFQAESSAALGFGFRCGFLGMLHLEIIQERLEREFDMTVITTVPNVSYHAYTHKNPDEILIVNNPTDLPEPSSLNRVEEPYIKATIITKSDFVGNVMSLCIEKRGIVTNQTYLTTERVELTFDMPLAEIVFDFYDRLKTVSKGYASFDYMPIGMRESKLVRVDILLNAQTVDALSALIHADNAYNIGKKMVEKLRELIPRQQFDIPVQAAIGAKIISRETIKALRKDVTAKCYGGDISRKRKLLEKQKKGKKRMRQVGNVEIPQEAFMAVLKLND
- the rseP gene encoding RIP metalloprotease RseP, translated to MSLSLLIVLHELGHFIPARLFKIRVEKFYLFFDIKYSLFKKKIGDTVYGIGWLPLGGYVKISGMIDESMDKEQMAQEPKEWEFRSKPAWQRLIIMLGGVFVNVVVGFFIYIMLFYANGSNTATGADYKYGFGIPPVLEEIGFEQGDQVLLVNGDTLNIAQNLIHRMVFRDVETVTVLRNGDPVNINIPEDIGNIVFQADIMGPLEPRFPFEVGEITKGTKADSIGLQSGMTIIEMAGYPIAYNSDYTYAINHKITDSLPFEIKYQDKNGVVESKTIDFKNNKERILGFRIKPTADFLTTTDIDYNFAESVSVGVSHGYWTMHDYVVQFKYVFTKKGASQLGGFGTIAKLYPDTWDWTKFWERTAWISFVLAIMNILPIPALDGGHVTFLLYEMITGRKPGDKFLEKAQIIGIVILLALMLYANGNDLFKALFG
- a CDS encoding SCO family protein, encoding MLQFFIKNKWRVLFMFVLCSAIMAAFQYALTPEKTLPILQPDKFDPSLVDDSMLFVKKYHKIAPFELVNQNGDSITQDDYTGKIYVADFFFTTCPTICPVMTKNMMLVQEAFINDPEVLILSHSVTPEIDSVAVLKKYAVKKGVMDAKWNLVTGDRKQIYDLARKSYLAAKDNKYGGEYALIHTENFLLVDKEGRLRGRSYDGTDPEDVQKLIEDIYILKESYKRQDQ
- a CDS encoding outer membrane beta-barrel family protein, encoding MKYLPFFIFLLVLSTTAQNDLTGNVWTKEKVAIPYATVVTFKMPDSTFYKATATDEKGEFEFKDFQQGAYTFQISSVGYVTLSRKQNITGSGKIGDFYLAEDPEQLEAVVVTASKPTIDKKTDRLVFNVENTILSIGNTENLLKKTPGVFEMEGTYMVQNSPAVIYINNKRVYLTNDELSSLLRSYSADNIKSVEVITNPPASYDAEGVAVININTSKGISLGYKGNVNGSWTQGTFTKYQIGTSHFYKNNWLNVYANYNFSPRKDFKFDDSQIGFFNPDGSRSERWFTELEKVDRSAAHNFNTIVDISVDKKNALSFSGNFSTNQNNDVNYQNQTLILPHAGTSFSGFNTDSQFEKNRTNGFVNAQWQHSLNENGASLTLEGNYIFTNSDQLQDLSTRFFDNNQATTGTNSFLTDALQEIDIYTAKLDYNTSLGNYAFSTGLKFSNVASSSSQNFFDTDSGSILNPALSDLFLYDENIYAAYAQLDRSWEKWSFAAGLRAEQTDVDGVSQSQGQVNTQEYLELFPNLALTNQFNENNSYTLSYKRSIDRPRYADLNPFSTFINDFNTNTGNPNLQPAFNNKFTLSWNHKNAWFINTYFLYAENLLSDVPFQNNATNELNSQSINLNYELQYSIDAATYQYVNSNWYTGISTSLFYMENETRAVQSGGVDVVNSTTGFYLNSFNRFNLADNRTLSMDVDVTYLSSILFGSYEWGDSLGVNMSFNKSLWNRRAQLSLAFTDIFRTQNQRMTTRYLNQDNYYLSLPETRTVSVGFTYNFGNFRLANKELSTPEEQNRTTKKELGL
- a CDS encoding DUF3078 domain-containing protein, coding for MKQILFSLVLAFSVSMSFAQTEQELKAMKKVKKDSIAQIQERVDAIQSKIDAIPGWRYGAFGTVGVNLSEFSNWYSQGTANVSSGTIGLTINSFANLKQPKYFWRNSLNVNLGWVKFDDKDDPTDDASFQEATDVFNISSLYGFKLTEKIAISTLGEYRTTILNNLNDPGYLDLGVGGTWTPVTNLVVVVHPLNYNFVFVTNNPVFESSFGAKVVADYTRSIGEVSFKSNLSVFYSYENRDLSNYTWINSFGYTLWKNIGVGFEFGIRGNKQEALNFENNNLAVGATPFTFDSVNNKLQSYYLIGLNYKI